The following are from one region of the Gossypium hirsutum isolate 1008001.06 chromosome D03, Gossypium_hirsutum_v2.1, whole genome shotgun sequence genome:
- the LOC107949697 gene encoding histone deacetylase 6, which yields MEDSAGGASLRSGPDGKKRRVTYFYEPTIGDYYYGQGHPMKPHRIRMAHNLIVHYSLHRRMEINRPFPAGPDDIRRFHTEEYVDFLNAVTPDSISDPAYSRHLKRFNVGEDCPVFDGLFGFCQASAGGSIGAAVKLNRGDADIAINWAGGLHHAKKSEASGFCYVNDIVLGILELLKYHRRVLYVDIDVHHGDGVEEAFYTTDRVMTVSFHKFGDFFPGTGHIRDVGVGNGKYYALNIPLNDGMDDESFRGLFRPIIQKVMEVYQPDAVVLQCGADSLSGDRLGCFNLSVKGHADCLRFLRSFNVPLMVLGGGGYTIRNVARCWCYETAVAVGVEPDNKLPYNEYYEYFGPDYTLHVEVGSMENLNAPRDMEKIRNMLLEQLSRLSHAPSVPFQTTPSTIQPPEEAEEDMDERPKPRIWNGDDYESDPEEDEKPLRRFSNSDVIQLTTDADMRQVSQDLKEVKAEEQPPAP from the exons ATGGAAGACTCTGCTGGAGGCGCATCATTACGGTCGGGTCCCGACGGGAAGAAGCGGCGTGTGACATACTTCTACGAGCCAACGATCGGCGACTACTATTACGGTCAGGGTCACCCGATGAAACCCCACCGGATTCGTATGGCACACAATCTCATCGTCCATTATTCTCTCCACCGTCGGATGGAGATTAACCGTCCTTTCCCCGCCGGTCCCGACGACATCCGTCGCTTTCACACCGAAGAGTATGTGGACTTCCTCAACGCCGTCACCCCCGATTCCATCTCCGACCCCGCTTATTCTCGCCATTTGAAGCGTTTCAATGTCGGAGAGGATTGCCCCGTGTTCGATGGGCTTTTTGGTTTCTGCCAGGCCTCCGCTGGTGGCTCCATTGGTGCCGCCGTTAAGTTGAATAGAGGGGATGCCGACATCGCCATCAATTGGGCTGGTGGATTGCATCATGCTAAGAAAAGCGAGGCTTCTGGGTTTTGCTATGTTAATGATATCGTGCTTGGGATTCTTGAGCTCCTGAAATATCACAGG CGTGTGCTGTATGTAGATATTGATGTTCATCACGGTGATGGTGTAGAAGAGGCATTTTACACCACTGACAGAGTTATGACTGTGTCTTTCCATAAATTTGGGGATTTCTTCCCAGGGACTGGACACATCAGGGATGTTGGGGTGGGTAATGGCAAATACTATGCCTTGAATATTCCCTTGAATGATGGGATGGATGATGAGAGTTTTCGGGGTCTATTTCGTCCTATCATCCAAAAGGTCATGGAAGTGTATCAACCAGATGCAGTTGTTCTTCAATGTGGAGCAGATTCATTGTCTGGTGACAGATTGGGTTGCTTCAACTTGTCTGTGAAGGGCCATGCTGATTGTCTTCGCTTTCTTAGATCTTTCAATGTTCCCCTAATGGTCTTGGGTGGAGGAGGGTATACTATCCGCAATGTTGCCAGATGTTGGTGCTATGAG ACAGCTGTTGCAGTTGGGGTTGAGCCTGATAATAAGCTGCCTTATAATGAATATTATGAGTATTTCGGTCCAGATTATACACTTCATGTTGAAGTGGGCAGCATGGAGAACCTGAATGCACCTAGAGATATGGAGAAGATAAG GAACATGCTATTAGAGCAGCTTTCTAGATTATCTCATGCACCCAGTGTACCTTTTCAAACAACACCATCCACCATCCAACCGCCCGAGGAG GCCGAGGAGGACATGGATGAAAGACCAAAACCTCGCATATGGAATGGGGATGATTATGAGTCTGATCCTGAAGAGGATGAGAAACCTTTACGCAGATTCTCCAATTCTGATGTAATACAACTTACAACAGATGCTGATATGAG GCAGGTATCACAAGATTTGAAAGAAGTGAAAGCAGAAGAACAACCACCGGCACCTTGA